From one Thermatribacter velox genomic stretch:
- the cas2 gene encoding CRISPR-associated endonuclease Cas2: protein MYVIMVYDVEEKRVNKVLKIGRKYLTWVQNSVLEGEITEARLERLKSELKRCISEEKDSVIFYIMRTTKYSERQILGVEKGGKGNFL from the coding sequence ATGTATGTAATCATGGTTTATGACGTGGAGGAAAAGCGAGTTAATAAGGTTCTCAAAATAGGCAGGAAGTACCTCACCTGGGTGCAGAATTCGGTTTTGGAGGGAGAAATCACCGAAGCCCGGTTGGAGCGCTTGAAGTCGGAACTTAAAAGGTGTATAAGCGAGGAGAAAGATTCGGTAATTTTTTACATTATGCGGACCACCAAGTATTCTGAGAGGCAAATTTTAGGGGTGGAAAAGGGTGGAAAGGGCAACTTTCTATGA
- the cas4 gene encoding CRISPR-associated protein Cas4 has protein sequence MQRINGTMIASYYACKRELWYMAHQITPDQDNPFLDLGRLVEEESYQEEKKKFLIGDVLIDIVRSEEGKLIVGEIKKSSRSKRSGIMQLYFYLWYLKERGVKARGEVLFPREKRKIPLVLNRAIEEELKRAMREIELIIAQEVPPRREKIPLCTPCAFRDFCFA, from the coding sequence ATGCAAAGGATTAACGGAACTATGATTGCCAGCTATTACGCCTGCAAGCGGGAGCTCTGGTATATGGCTCACCAAATCACTCCAGACCAGGATAACCCTTTTTTGGACCTGGGGCGCCTGGTGGAAGAAGAAAGTTACCAGGAAGAAAAAAAGAAGTTTTTAATCGGGGATGTCCTGATTGATATAGTCAGGAGCGAAGAGGGCAAGTTGATAGTTGGGGAAATAAAAAAATCAAGTCGCTCCAAAAGAAGCGGCATCATGCAGCTTTACTTTTACCTCTGGTACCTCAAGGAAAGAGGTGTGAAAGCCAGGGGTGAAGTGCTCTTCCCCCGGGAAAAGAGAAAAATACCCCTGGTTCTGAACAGAGCTATTGAGGAGGAACTCAAGCGGGCGATGCGTGAAATCGAGCTTATCATTGCTCAGGAAGTTCCTCCTCGCCGGGAAAAGATTCCTCTCTGCACACCTTGTGCTTTTAGGGATTTTTGTTTTGCATGA
- the cas3 gene encoding CRISPR-associated helicase Cas3' produces MQFYSHQGILLKEHLKEVGSRCREFFFFDTPGDLGELAYIIGITHDFGKYTTYFQDRLFGRKDWRKLSDHALLSALYSALVVERLAEVLPGVEEIAEYLPLVAFFVVFHHHVDLRSLSHIEERLREGSEHREIVFKQVDNLKGNAEDINQDLGELGLPLLEEFAGKLEDVMYKLRRAKYWLEKKTAEDKKERVAVLTLSLFSALIDADKKSAGEVEVIERRALPSSLVETYKERKFGQSSGNINALREEIFNQVTGKVATLDLRRDRLLTLTAPTGSGKTLTGFAFALKLRERIEKELHYLPRIVYSLPFISIIDQNFGVLSEVLSQLDDFTENSSAYILGHHHLSDLRYVEEGEEKEFDEALALIESWESEVIVTTFVQLLHSVIGFKNRFLRKYHNVARSIIILDEVQNVPAEYWPLLRRVFKLMVKYLGCFIILSTATRPLIFQEREALELLEEKEKYFRSLRRVTLRPRVVEPQSVEDFTRWFAEEFYNSSKSYLLVLNTIRSSLAVYEKLKEMGISELYYLSANLVSADKLNRIREVKEALKEGRKPVLVSTQVVEAGVDLDFDCTVRDLGPLDSIIQVAGRCNRNFQRGAGGGEVMVVHLRDERGKDYAQYVYQKLLPGLSFQILKDLQEVKEEDFLSLADRYFKKVGEWKSFEEAEDIYRALLNLRFYEEGEKSVAHFQLIDEKGFIFPVFIEKDEKAQRVWERFREITGEGSLKPWERKKELLRIRRDFEAYIVNVRVNKKREAVLFEIMFSENLGYVPFERVEEFYNPETGFRVGDSGPQAIMI; encoded by the coding sequence ATGCAGTTTTACTCGCATCAGGGAATTCTTCTTAAAGAGCATCTCAAGGAAGTGGGGAGTAGGTGCCGGGAGTTTTTCTTTTTCGATACCCCGGGAGACCTTGGGGAACTTGCATACATTATTGGGATAACTCATGATTTTGGCAAGTACACCACCTATTTTCAAGACCGCTTATTTGGCCGCAAGGACTGGAGGAAATTGTCTGACCACGCTCTGCTTTCGGCGCTGTATTCGGCACTGGTTGTTGAGCGCCTTGCCGAGGTCTTGCCGGGGGTGGAAGAAATAGCCGAATACCTACCCCTTGTAGCCTTCTTCGTGGTTTTTCACCACCATGTGGATTTGCGCTCCCTCTCACACATTGAGGAGCGCCTTCGGGAAGGCAGCGAGCATCGGGAAATAGTTTTCAAGCAAGTGGACAATTTGAAGGGAAATGCAGAGGACATTAACCAGGACTTAGGGGAACTGGGTTTGCCCTTACTCGAGGAGTTTGCTGGAAAACTGGAAGATGTGATGTATAAGCTGCGCAGGGCGAAGTACTGGTTGGAAAAAAAGACTGCCGAAGACAAAAAGGAGCGGGTGGCAGTGCTTACTTTGAGTCTTTTTTCGGCTCTGATTGACGCTGACAAAAAATCCGCTGGAGAGGTTGAAGTCATTGAGCGGCGAGCTTTGCCTTCTTCCCTGGTTGAGACCTACAAGGAGAGGAAATTTGGACAAAGCTCAGGAAACATTAATGCGCTGCGGGAGGAAATTTTTAATCAGGTGACTGGCAAGGTGGCAACTCTGGACCTGCGCAGAGACCGCCTTTTAACTCTCACTGCACCTACCGGGTCGGGTAAGACTCTTACCGGTTTTGCTTTTGCCCTCAAGCTTCGGGAGCGAATCGAAAAGGAACTCCATTACCTACCCCGCATAGTTTATTCCCTCCCCTTCATATCCATCATCGACCAGAACTTTGGAGTTTTGAGCGAGGTTCTTTCCCAGCTTGACGATTTCACAGAGAACAGCTCAGCTTACATTCTGGGACATCATCACCTCTCCGACCTGCGCTATGTAGAAGAGGGCGAGGAGAAGGAGTTTGACGAAGCCCTGGCGCTCATTGAATCCTGGGAATCAGAAGTAATCGTTACCACTTTTGTGCAGCTTTTGCACTCGGTTATCGGGTTCAAGAACCGCTTCCTGCGCAAGTACCACAACGTCGCCCGCAGTATTATCATCCTGGACGAAGTGCAGAATGTGCCGGCTGAATATTGGCCTCTTCTGCGCAGGGTTTTCAAGTTGATGGTCAAATATCTGGGGTGTTTTATCATACTTTCTACAGCTACCAGACCCCTTATTTTTCAAGAGAGAGAAGCTCTGGAGCTTCTTGAGGAAAAGGAAAAATATTTTCGGTCTCTTCGCCGGGTAACACTCCGTCCTCGGGTCGTAGAGCCGCAAAGCGTTGAAGATTTTACCCGGTGGTTTGCCGAGGAGTTCTACAACTCTTCGAAGTCTTACCTTTTGGTTCTGAACACCATTCGTTCCTCGCTTGCGGTGTATGAAAAGCTTAAGGAAATGGGCATTTCCGAACTTTACTATCTCTCGGCTAACCTGGTTTCAGCTGACAAACTCAACCGCATCCGGGAAGTAAAGGAAGCACTTAAAGAAGGTAGAAAACCGGTGCTTGTTTCCACCCAGGTGGTAGAAGCAGGAGTGGACCTTGATTTTGACTGTACAGTAAGAGACCTTGGTCCTCTGGATTCCATCATCCAGGTAGCTGGCCGCTGCAACCGCAACTTCCAAAGAGGCGCAGGCGGAGGCGAAGTTATGGTGGTTCACCTCAGAGATGAACGGGGAAAAGATTACGCCCAATATGTGTATCAAAAGCTGCTTCCAGGTCTTTCCTTTCAGATTTTGAAGGACTTACAGGAGGTTAAAGAGGAAGATTTTCTGAGCCTTGCCGACCGGTATTTCAAAAAAGTTGGAGAGTGGAAGTCTTTCGAAGAGGCCGAGGACATTTACCGAGCATTACTCAATCTGCGCTTTTACGAGGAAGGAGAAAAGTCAGTGGCTCATTTTCAGCTCATAGATGAAAAGGGGTTCATTTTCCCGGTGTTTATTGAAAAAGATGAAAAAGCTCAGAGAGTTTGGGAGCGCTTTCGGGAGATTACCGGTGAGGGAAGCCTAAAGCCCTGGGAGAGAAAAAAGGAACTGCTCCGAATACGCAGAGACTTTGAAGCCTATATTGTCAACGTTCGGGTGAACAAAAAAAGAGAAGCTGTTTTGTTTGAAATCATGTTTTCTGAAAACCTGGGTTATGTACCCTTTGAACGAGTAGAGGAGTTTTATAACCCGGAAACTGGCTTTCGGGTAGGCGATTCTGGGCCACAGGCGATAATGATATAG
- the cas1b gene encoding type I-B CRISPR-associated endonuclease Cas1b, whose translation MSESIYAFSHGILKRKQNTLFFESQDGSQRYLPVEGVRDIHFFGEVTLNKEVLEFLSQKSVLLHFYNHYGYYVGSFYPREHYNSGCLILRQAEHYLEPEKRLVLARQFVRGALQNIQAVLKYYHRRGFALASAIGQMESFLCGLEEQDTPDALMAVEGNAWDIYYQSFDVILNDQDFQMEKRTKRPPENQLNSLISFGNSLLYAAVLSEIYKTHLDPRIGFLHATNFRRFSLNLDVAEIFKPVIVSRVIFALVNKKAISSREFDERLGGLYLNERGRKVFVEKFEEKMKSTVNYKRIGRKVSYRRLIRLELYKIEKHLLGEEEYQPLLAEW comes from the coding sequence ATGAGTGAAAGTATTTACGCTTTTTCTCACGGGATACTCAAGAGAAAACAGAATACTCTCTTTTTTGAAAGCCAGGACGGCTCCCAGCGCTACCTGCCCGTAGAGGGAGTCCGGGATATTCACTTTTTTGGAGAGGTAACGCTTAACAAGGAAGTCCTCGAATTTTTGTCTCAAAAGTCGGTGTTACTCCATTTTTACAATCATTACGGATATTACGTGGGGAGCTTTTACCCTCGGGAACACTATAACTCTGGTTGTTTGATCTTGAGGCAAGCGGAGCATTATTTGGAACCGGAGAAAAGGCTTGTCCTGGCCCGGCAGTTTGTTCGGGGAGCGTTGCAAAACATCCAGGCCGTTTTGAAGTATTACCACCGCCGTGGTTTTGCTCTCGCTTCAGCAATTGGTCAAATGGAAAGTTTTCTTTGTGGGTTGGAAGAGCAAGACACTCCAGATGCGCTTATGGCTGTGGAGGGCAATGCCTGGGATATCTACTATCAATCTTTTGATGTTATTTTGAACGACCAGGATTTTCAGATGGAAAAAAGAACTAAAAGACCACCCGAAAATCAACTCAATTCACTGATTAGCTTTGGCAACTCTCTGCTTTATGCAGCTGTTCTTTCCGAGATATACAAAACTCACCTTGACCCCCGCATCGGTTTTTTGCATGCCACTAATTTCCGGAGGTTTTCTCTTAACCTTGATGTGGCGGAAATCTTTAAGCCGGTTATCGTAAGCCGGGTTATTTTTGCTTTGGTGAATAAAAAAGCCATTAGTTCCCGTGAGTTTGATGAACGCCTGGGTGGGCTTTATCTCAACGAGAGGGGTCGCAAGGTTTTTGTTGAGAAGTTTGAAGAAAAGATGAAAAGTACAGTGAATTACAAAAGGATTGGTCGCAAAGTTTCCTACCGCAGGTTAATCCGCCTTGAGCTTTACAAGATTGAAAAACACCTGCTTGGCGAAGAAGAATATCAGCCCCTTCTTGCAGAATGGTAA